One stretch of Bacteroidales bacterium DNA includes these proteins:
- a CDS encoding cytidylate kinase-like family protein, with translation MEKFFDYFDGRYRDSILNKPSTDDGPVITISRLTGCDARQVAALLVDDLNHKYGTNKWKWVDKDIIYAIAKELNTDTQRVENFYKGIELSNLSEMIMAFSGGFVSDLRIKKAIKDVVLSMCKEGYIILVGRGGVSIAHEMTDALHIRLIAPFYWRVENVMKKKQMEIETAEEYVVDTDEKRHNMILNFLDKKPLNLDYLFDATINRSSFTIKEISELVQIMYEKKISRQIAERKKSGFIC, from the coding sequence ATGGAAAAATTTTTTGATTATTTTGATGGCCGGTACAGAGATTCCATTCTTAATAAGCCTTCTACCGACGATGGTCCGGTTATAACTATTTCGCGTCTGACAGGTTGCGATGCCCGTCAGGTAGCTGCACTGCTGGTCGATGATCTTAACCATAAATATGGCACCAACAAATGGAAATGGGTCGACAAGGACATCATATATGCAATTGCAAAAGAACTTAATACTGATACCCAGCGGGTCGAAAATTTTTACAAAGGTATTGAGTTGTCAAATCTATCCGAAATGATAATGGCATTTTCGGGAGGTTTTGTAAGCGATCTGAGGATTAAAAAAGCTATTAAGGATGTTGTCCTTTCAATGTGTAAAGAGGGCTATATTATTCTTGTTGGAAGGGGAGGAGTCTCGATTGCCCATGAAATGACAGATGCTCTTCATATAAGGCTTATAGCTCCGTTCTACTGGAGGGTTGAGAATGTTATGAAGAAGAAGCAGATGGAAATTGAGACTGCTGAAGAGTATGTAGTCGATACTGATGAGAAACGGCATAATATGATTCTTAACTTTCTGGATAAGAAGCCATTAAATCTCGACTATCTCTTTGACGCGACTATAAATAGGAGCTCTTTTACTATAAAAGAGATCTCTGAACTCGTGCAGATCATGTACGAAAAAAAGATATCCCGACAGATAGCTGAGAGAAAGAAATCCGGTTTTATCTGTTAA
- a CDS encoding diaminopimelate decarboxylase, with amino-acid sequence MEKLKYERPVIKKMNTGLMNKFGTRTEYEPVTHIEGISVKSLINDFGSPLFVLSEKQIRRNFQNASRIFKTRYPKVQFAWSYKTNYLNAVCNIFHQEGSWAEVVSGFEYDKAIGNGVPGNKIIFNGPDKSDNELISAARNNSLIHIDHFDELFTLIDLSEKNNLKPRVAIRVNMDTGVYPKWDRFGFNFENGQAWNAIVRIINDKNLELVGLHCHIGTFMLSPSAYSVAATKMCELAYSIKTKYSKSIQYLDLGGGFPSVNTLKGSYLPGSDTVPSIDQFADAITSVILGFGFKQDEMPLLILETGRALIDDAGFLLGTVLANKRLSDGRRATILDFGVNTLFTSFWYDHKISPAQEFGEYTEDMVLYGPLCMNIDIIRESVNLPLLEKGNNVVVHKVGAYNMTQWMQFITLRPNVVLIDSANKTHVIRKSETLGTIQANEQLPEHLNKIDM; translated from the coding sequence ATGGAAAAGTTAAAATATGAGCGTCCGGTTATAAAGAAGATGAATACGGGATTGATGAATAAATTTGGAACCCGTACTGAATATGAGCCAGTTACTCATATTGAGGGTATCTCAGTAAAATCCCTCATAAACGATTTCGGATCACCTCTTTTTGTCCTCTCAGAGAAGCAGATAAGACGTAACTTTCAGAATGCTTCCAGGATATTCAAGACACGGTATCCCAAGGTTCAGTTTGCGTGGTCGTATAAGACAAATTATCTTAATGCTGTCTGCAACATCTTTCATCAGGAAGGATCATGGGCCGAGGTGGTTTCAGGTTTTGAATATGATAAAGCTATTGGTAACGGTGTCCCGGGGAACAAGATCATTTTTAATGGTCCGGATAAATCAGATAATGAACTCATTTCGGCAGCAAGAAATAATTCACTTATACACATTGACCATTTCGATGAACTTTTTACTCTCATCGACCTCTCCGAAAAGAACAATCTTAAACCCAGAGTTGCAATAAGGGTAAATATGGATACTGGTGTTTATCCGAAATGGGACCGGTTTGGATTCAATTTTGAGAATGGTCAGGCATGGAATGCCATTGTCCGTATAATAAATGATAAGAATCTTGAGCTTGTCGGACTCCATTGTCATATCGGAACATTCATGCTATCACCTTCAGCCTATTCAGTAGCTGCGACAAAGATGTGTGAGCTTGCATACAGTATTAAAACGAAATACAGTAAATCGATACAGTATCTCGATCTGGGAGGCGGATTTCCTTCGGTAAACACTTTAAAAGGTTCATACCTGCCCGGATCGGATACAGTACCTTCAATTGACCAGTTTGCAGATGCAATAACAAGCGTAATTCTTGGATTCGGATTTAAACAGGATGAGATGCCGCTGCTGATCCTTGAGACCGGCAGGGCATTGATTGATGATGCAGGTTTTCTGCTTGGTACAGTTCTTGCAAATAAGCGACTCTCTGACGGACGCAGGGCCACAATACTGGATTTCGGAGTAAATACACTTTTCACGTCTTTCTGGTATGATCATAAGATCAGCCCTGCCCAGGAATTCGGGGAATATACGGAGGATATGGTACTTTATGGTCCTCTTTGTATGAACATAGATATAATACGTGAAAGTGTCAATCTTCCACTTCTCGAGAAGGGTAATAATGTTGTTGTTCATAAGGTAGGTGCATACAATATGACCCAATGGATGCAGTTTATAACTCTGAGACCAAATGTTGTACTGATAGATTCAGCTAATAAGACTCATGTAATCAGAAAATCAGAAACTCTCGGTACCATACAGGCGAATGAACAGCTTCCGGAGCATTTAAATAAAATTGATATGTAA
- a CDS encoding paraslipin — translation MEGPSTTFILIGLIFIGFILIASMIKIVPQRTAIIVERLGKYRATFTAGFQILIPFIDKVRYRHTLKEQAIDVAPQICITRDNIAVEVDGILYLQVLDPQKASYGIDNYRFASIQIAQTTMRSVIGKLELDRTFEERETINVTIVEAVDKASEPWGVKVTRYEVKNISPPQSIKDAMEKQMRAEREKRAVIAESEGTRQAKINNADGDKQEYILKSEGEKMRRINEAAGRASEIEQIATATANGLRAISKAISEENGLNAVNLRIAEQYLNAFGNLAKTNNTMILPSNLTDIAGVVATATSVFNEVKDKSKMK, via the coding sequence ATGGAAGGACCCAGCACAACTTTTATTCTTATAGGATTAATCTTTATCGGATTTATCCTTATCGCCTCAATGATTAAAATTGTTCCCCAGAGAACAGCTATAATCGTTGAACGTCTTGGAAAATACAGAGCCACATTTACTGCAGGCTTCCAGATTCTTATACCTTTCATTGACAAGGTAAGATACAGACACACCCTGAAAGAACAGGCAATTGACGTCGCACCGCAGATTTGTATCACCCGCGATAATATTGCAGTAGAGGTAGACGGTATTCTTTACCTTCAGGTTCTCGATCCTCAAAAAGCGTCATATGGTATCGATAACTACAGATTTGCATCTATTCAGATCGCCCAGACCACTATGAGGAGCGTAATTGGTAAACTTGAACTCGACAGAACATTCGAAGAACGTGAAACAATTAACGTTACTATTGTTGAAGCTGTTGATAAAGCCAGCGAGCCGTGGGGTGTTAAAGTAACCCGTTATGAGGTTAAAAACATCTCACCTCCGCAGAGCATCAAGGATGCAATGGAAAAACAGATGAGGGCTGAGAGGGAAAAACGTGCCGTTATCGCTGAATCAGAAGGAACAAGACAAGCCAAGATTAATAATGCCGATGGAGACAAACAGGAATATATCCTGAAATCTGAAGGTGAGAAAATGAGGCGTATTAACGAAGCAGCAGGACGCGCATCAGAGATTGAGCAGATTGCCACTGCTACTGCAAACGGACTGAGAGCTATCTCAAAAGCTATTTCTGAGGAAAATGGTCTTAATGCCGTGAACCTGAGAATTGCTGAACAATATCTAAACGCTTTCGGAAACCTGGCTAAAACCAATAATACAATGATCCTTCCTTCAAATCTTACCGATATCGCAGGAGTTGTTGCTACTGCTACATCAGTATTCAATGAGGTAAAGGATAAGAGTAAAATGAAATAA
- a CDS encoding glycyl radical protein has translation MSERVKKLRDQSLNAVETLSAERALLITRFYKSDEARELSAPVKRAKAFEYLLKNKEICINEGELIVGERGPAPKATPTYPEISLHTLKDLEVLNSREKVFFRVDEEVRKIYENEIIPFWKGKSNRDRVMSLMTPEWLNAYNAGLFTEFQEQRAPGHTVLGYKMFKTGFLDLKKEINESISKLDFFTDSTAYDRLEELKAMNIACDAIIMYASRHASELEKLAEKEQDSNRKREFLKMAAVCRKVPANAPETIHEMLQHYWFIHLGVITELNPWDSFNPGRLDQHLYPLFKKEIEAGTLSTRELDDLLGCFWVKFNNHPSPPKMGVTASESSTYTDFCLINLGGLKPDGTDAVNEMSYILLDVIKEMRILQPSSMVQISKKNPDSFIHKALDIIRTGFGQPSCFNTDAIIEELLRQGKDIVDARNGGASGCVETGAFGTEAYWLTGYFNLSKILELTLNDGFDNRTNKQVGLHTGAPTSFLKFEDLIEAYRLQVKYFADIKIRGNNVIERTFANWLPVPFLSLLLEDCIANGKDYNNGGARYNTSYIQGVGLGSITDMLTSIRYNIYDKKIISWHELLKALNDDFKGYEQMQHDLIYNSPKFGNDDDYADQQAVTVFEIYYDAVNGRPNTRGGIHRINMLPTTSHVYFGSVMGATPDGRNARLPLSEGISPFQGVDHNGPTSVIKSASKIDHIRTGGTLLNQKFSPSFFEDEESYANLTALIRSYFSLDGHHIQFNVVNAETLKDAQIHPERYRDLIVRVAGYSDYFNDLGEDLQNEIIRRTEHEEV, from the coding sequence ATTTCAGAAAGAGTTAAAAAATTAAGAGACCAGAGTCTGAATGCAGTAGAGACTCTGAGCGCAGAAAGAGCATTGCTTATTACCAGGTTTTACAAAAGTGATGAAGCCCGTGAACTCTCAGCTCCGGTAAAGAGAGCCAAAGCATTTGAATATCTTCTTAAAAACAAGGAGATCTGCATCAACGAAGGCGAACTGATAGTAGGGGAAAGAGGACCTGCACCCAAGGCAACGCCCACATATCCGGAGATTAGTCTGCATACTCTTAAAGATCTTGAAGTTCTCAATTCGAGAGAGAAAGTGTTTTTCAGAGTTGATGAAGAAGTGAGGAAGATCTATGAAAATGAGATAATTCCTTTCTGGAAAGGAAAGAGTAACCGCGACAGGGTGATGTCGCTGATGACACCTGAATGGCTGAATGCCTATAATGCCGGACTCTTCACCGAATTTCAGGAACAGCGTGCGCCGGGACATACTGTTCTGGGGTACAAAATGTTTAAAACAGGATTCCTCGATCTGAAAAAGGAGATCAATGAATCAATTTCGAAGCTTGATTTCTTTACCGACAGTACTGCATATGACAGGCTTGAAGAGCTGAAGGCAATGAATATTGCCTGTGATGCAATTATAATGTATGCCAGCAGGCATGCTTCAGAACTTGAAAAACTTGCTGAGAAAGAACAAGATAGTAACAGGAAACGTGAATTTTTAAAAATGGCTGCAGTATGCAGAAAGGTACCGGCAAATGCACCTGAAACAATTCATGAGATGCTGCAGCATTACTGGTTCATTCACCTTGGAGTGATAACTGAACTCAATCCCTGGGATTCTTTCAATCCGGGCCGGCTCGATCAGCACCTTTATCCGCTGTTTAAAAAGGAAATTGAAGCAGGTACCTTATCAACCAGGGAACTTGATGACCTTTTGGGCTGTTTCTGGGTGAAATTCAATAATCATCCATCGCCTCCCAAGATGGGTGTTACTGCGAGCGAGAGCAGTACATATACTGATTTTTGTCTGATCAATCTGGGCGGATTGAAGCCTGACGGGACAGATGCTGTTAATGAAATGTCGTATATTCTCCTCGATGTGATTAAGGAGATGCGGATCCTTCAGCCAAGTTCGATGGTTCAGATAAGTAAGAAAAATCCTGACAGTTTTATACATAAAGCACTTGATATCATCAGAACCGGCTTTGGACAGCCTTCCTGTTTTAATACTGATGCAATTATTGAAGAATTGCTGAGGCAGGGTAAGGACATCGTTGATGCACGTAACGGAGGTGCTTCAGGATGTGTTGAGACAGGCGCATTTGGTACTGAAGCATACTGGTTAACCGGTTATTTCAATCTTTCCAAGATACTTGAGCTTACTCTGAATGACGGATTTGACAACAGAACAAACAAACAGGTTGGGTTACATACTGGGGCTCCAACAAGTTTCCTGAAATTTGAAGATCTTATAGAAGCATATCGTCTTCAGGTAAAATATTTTGCCGATATCAAGATCAGGGGGAACAATGTTATTGAACGCACATTTGCAAACTGGCTTCCTGTACCTTTCCTCTCACTGCTTCTTGAGGATTGTATTGCTAATGGAAAAGACTATAACAACGGAGGTGCAAGATATAACACATCATATATTCAGGGTGTAGGCCTTGGTAGTATTACTGATATGCTTACTTCAATCAGATATAATATTTACGATAAGAAAATTATAAGCTGGCATGAATTACTGAAGGCTCTGAATGATGATTTTAAGGGATATGAACAGATGCAGCATGATCTTATTTATAATTCACCAAAGTTTGGAAACGACGATGATTATGCTGATCAGCAGGCTGTTACTGTTTTTGAAATTTATTATGATGCTGTAAATGGACGTCCCAATACAAGAGGTGGTATTCACCGAATAAATATGCTTCCCACTACTTCGCATGTCTATTTCGGTAGTGTGATGGGAGCCACTCCCGACGGACGGAATGCCAGGTTGCCTCTCTCAGAAGGAATCTCACCATTTCAGGGTGTGGATCATAACGGACCAACATCTGTTATCAAATCAGCATCAAAGATCGATCATATACGTACAGGAGGGACACTTCTGAATCAGAAATTCTCTCCCTCATTTTTCGAAGATGAGGAGAGTTATGCCAATCTTACAGCCCTGATCCGCAGTTATTTCAGTCTCGACGGACATCATATACAGTTTAATGTTGTTAATGCTGAGACCCTCAAAGATGCCCAGATTCATCCTGAAAGATACCGGGATCTTATAGTTCGGGTGGCAGGTTACAGTGATTACTTTAATGATCTTGGCGAAGATCTTCAGAATGAGATAATCAGAAGGACGGAACATGAGGAAGTATGA
- a CDS encoding ROK family protein: MDRNFAIGTDIGGSHISCAAIDLHTGEILRETLSGRAVNNQASASTIISVWAEALSEVISKVSIEKVKGIGFAMPGPFDYVKGISYIRGVAKYENLYGFNITDAIGSSLDVPDGFLIRFMNDASAFAVGEAWAGSASGFDRSLSVTFGTGFGSAFISNRIPIVDGPEVPKLGCIYHIPYKDGIADDYFSTRWFLGKYKSLTGKEMSGVKELAELASKDKVAHDLFIEFGNDAAVFLAPWLKKFRAEILVIGGNISFAYNLFGGVFESALKKENCNCKVVLSELKEDAALIGSAYLLDDDFWKSVQHALPLM, from the coding sequence ATGGATAGAAATTTTGCTATAGGAACTGATATCGGAGGAAGTCATATCAGTTGTGCTGCTATTGACCTTCATACAGGTGAAATCCTGAGGGAAACCCTTTCTGGCAGGGCAGTTAATAATCAGGCTTCAGCCAGTACAATCATTTCTGTCTGGGCCGAGGCCTTATCAGAAGTAATATCAAAAGTATCTATTGAAAAGGTTAAGGGTATAGGTTTTGCTATGCCGGGTCCCTTTGATTATGTAAAGGGTATCAGTTATATAAGAGGCGTAGCAAAATATGAGAATCTTTACGGTTTCAATATAACAGATGCAATCGGGAGCAGTCTTGATGTGCCCGATGGGTTTCTCATCAGATTTATGAACGATGCCTCTGCATTCGCAGTCGGAGAGGCCTGGGCAGGCAGTGCATCGGGTTTCGACCGTTCTTTGTCTGTTACATTCGGAACAGGATTCGGATCAGCATTTATAAGCAACAGGATCCCAATAGTTGACGGACCTGAAGTGCCAAAGCTTGGCTGCATTTACCATATTCCTTATAAGGATGGAATTGCCGATGACTATTTTTCGACAAGATGGTTTCTTGGAAAATACAAATCGCTGACCGGTAAGGAAATGAGTGGAGTTAAGGAACTTGCTGAGCTGGCTTCCAAAGATAAAGTAGCTCACGATCTCTTTATTGAATTCGGTAACGATGCCGCAGTCTTCCTTGCACCATGGTTAAAAAAGTTCAGGGCTGAAATTCTGGTTATCGGAGGTAATATATCGTTTGCCTATAATCTTTTTGGCGGTGTTTTTGAATCGGCATTAAAGAAAGAGAACTGTAACTGCAAGGTTGTCCTTTCAGAACTTAAAGAGGATGCAGCCCTAATCGGCAGTGCATATCTTCTCGATGATGATTTCTGGAAATCTGTACAGCATGCATTACCGCTTATGTAA
- a CDS encoding MFS transporter, with product MTSQKINVAKILPVVIGFFVMGFVDLVGIATNYVKADFQLTDTMANLLPSMVFFWFLVFSVPTGLLMNRIGRKNTVLLSLLITLPALLIPILSYSFPSMLISFTLLGIGNTMMQVSLNPLLANIVDEKRIASTLTFGQFVKAIASFVAPIFAAWAVIKFSDWRMIMYPVFLLVCLFVLAYLFFTKVEEKNVETKAASFSECFSLLGDKTILLLFLGIMTHVGLDVGINTTAPKLLMERLNISLADAGYATSFYFIFRTTGCLLGSALLAKFTGRQVFMVSVIMILTGILCLFTADRTIIFFGIALFGLGNSNIFSVMFSQALINKPLFNNQVSGLMIMGVFGGAVFPLIMGVASDFVGGQTGAVFVLLVLIAYLLIFVSQKIKSHTA from the coding sequence ATGACCAGCCAAAAAATTAACGTCGCTAAAATACTTCCTGTAGTTATTGGATTTTTTGTCATGGGATTTGTTGATCTGGTTGGCATTGCCACAAATTATGTCAAAGCAGATTTTCAACTGACCGACACGATGGCTAACCTGTTGCCATCAATGGTTTTTTTCTGGTTTCTGGTATTTTCGGTCCCTACCGGATTATTAATGAATAGAATAGGCAGGAAAAATACAGTACTCCTGAGTTTGCTTATTACACTGCCGGCACTGCTCATTCCAATACTTAGTTATTCATTTCCTTCAATGCTCATTTCTTTTACTTTATTAGGAATAGGTAATACTATGATGCAGGTCTCATTAAATCCTTTGCTTGCAAATATTGTTGATGAGAAAAGGATTGCAAGCACTCTTACATTTGGTCAATTTGTAAAAGCCATCGCCTCTTTTGTTGCTCCGATTTTTGCTGCATGGGCGGTTATTAAATTTTCCGACTGGAGAATGATTATGTATCCGGTATTTCTACTTGTATGCTTGTTTGTACTTGCTTATCTGTTTTTTACAAAAGTTGAAGAAAAGAATGTTGAAACCAAAGCAGCATCATTTTCCGAATGCTTTTCCCTGCTTGGTGACAAGACTATCCTTTTATTGTTCTTAGGAATTATGACTCATGTGGGACTGGATGTCGGCATAAACACGACTGCACCCAAACTTTTGATGGAGCGGCTGAATATAAGCCTTGCTGATGCCGGTTATGCTACCAGTTTTTACTTCATATTCCGTACAACGGGATGTTTGCTCGGATCGGCATTACTTGCTAAATTCACCGGGAGGCAGGTATTCATGGTTAGTGTAATCATGATTCTGACAGGAATATTATGTCTGTTTACAGCAGACAGAACAATAATTTTCTTTGGAATAGCTCTGTTTGGCCTTGGTAATTCTAATATCTTCTCAGTGATGTTTTCACAAGCCCTTATTAATAAGCCATTGTTTAATAACCAGGTTTCAGGTTTGATGATAATGGGAGTTTTTGGCGGTGCTGTTTTCCCTCTGATTATGGGTGTGGCATCTGATTTCGTTGGAGGACAGACAGGTGCTGTATTCGTTCTTCTAGTTCTGATTGCATATCTCCTGATATTTGTTTCACAAAAAATCAAATCTCATACAGCCTGA
- a CDS encoding NfeD family protein: protein MLDYIISKPELLWFAIGLVLLLMELVVPGFFIFFFGLGAWVTALVCLIGEPSTNLQIIIFAITSVISLIGLRQIIQKKFFYSKGKESEEVEDEFTGKEALALSDFGDQINGKVEFKGTTWTSESKSEIKAGQRVIIIEKDSFKLLVKPKK from the coding sequence ATGCTTGATTACATTATTTCCAAACCTGAACTTCTTTGGTTCGCAATCGGACTGGTCCTGTTACTCATGGAACTGGTTGTCCCGGGGTTTTTCATTTTCTTCTTTGGTCTGGGCGCCTGGGTCACTGCCCTTGTCTGCCTTATTGGTGAACCATCAACAAACCTGCAGATAATAATCTTTGCAATAACATCGGTTATATCACTTATCGGCCTGAGACAGATTATTCAAAAAAAATTCTTCTACAGTAAAGGAAAAGAATCTGAAGAGGTTGAGGATGAATTTACTGGTAAAGAGGCTCTAGCATTATCTGATTTTGGTGATCAGATAAACGGTAAAGTAGAGTTTAAAGGGACTACCTGGACATCTGAATCGAAATCGGAAATTAAAGCAGGACAGAGAGTTATCATTATTGAAAAAGATAGTTTCAAATTATTAGTTAAACCTAAAAAATAA
- a CDS encoding PqqD family protein, translating into MKLKKNIATSEAGLIFNPGTGDSFSVNGIGSEILAMLKENRSQKEIIDFFSSKYDAEKNQLERDMDDFFEQLTEYNLLDNKPV; encoded by the coding sequence ATGAAGCTGAAGAAAAACATAGCTACAAGCGAGGCGGGGTTAATCTTCAATCCGGGAACCGGTGACTCATTCTCTGTAAACGGTATCGGAAGTGAGATACTTGCCATGCTTAAGGAAAACAGATCCCAGAAAGAGATAATTGACTTCTTTTCATCAAAGTATGACGCCGAAAAAAATCAGCTTGAGCGTGATATGGACGATTTTTTTGAACAGCTGACAGAGTACAACCTTCTTGATAATAAGCCTGTATGA
- a CDS encoding glycyl-radical enzyme activating protein: MKGLIFSVKRYSVHDGPGIRVTFFMKGCPLACLWCHNPEGISPFPETVTRINRVGDREFTKSEEVGKYYSVEEILDILNKERVFIEKSNGGVTFSGGEPMLQAEFLLEVLKACKKEGYHTAVDTSGYSSAENFKSIIPFTDLFLFDLKHLDSLRHLELTGVSNTVILENYRLLLESGREVMVRVPVIPGYNDDPESIEGLKDYLEKTKTVTLKKISLLPYHKIGSSKYKRFNIPNRMENVEQPTKERMMQLKEYFSETGIKTKIGG, translated from the coding sequence ATGAAAGGTCTAATTTTCAGCGTAAAAAGGTACTCAGTGCACGATGGTCCGGGCATCAGGGTGACATTCTTCATGAAAGGATGCCCGCTGGCATGTCTGTGGTGCCATAATCCTGAAGGCATTTCCCCTTTTCCTGAAACAGTAACAAGAATAAACAGGGTAGGCGACAGGGAATTCACTAAAAGTGAGGAGGTTGGTAAATATTATTCGGTTGAAGAAATACTTGATATCCTCAATAAGGAACGGGTTTTTATAGAAAAATCCAATGGAGGCGTTACATTCTCGGGAGGAGAGCCAATGCTTCAGGCTGAATTCCTTCTTGAAGTATTGAAAGCCTGTAAAAAAGAAGGTTATCATACAGCGGTTGATACTTCAGGTTATTCATCTGCTGAGAATTTCAAATCAATTATTCCATTTACCGATCTCTTCCTCTTCGATTTAAAACACCTTGACAGTTTAAGACATCTTGAATTGACAGGAGTTTCCAATACAGTCATCCTGGAAAATTACAGGCTTTTACTTGAAAGCGGAAGGGAAGTAATGGTACGGGTGCCTGTTATACCTGGTTATAATGATGATCCTGAGAGTATTGAAGGGTTAAAGGACTACCTAGAGAAAACAAAAACAGTCACACTGAAGAAGATCAGTCTTCTTCCTTATCATAAGATAGGTTCATCGAAATATAAGAGATTTAATATTCCTAACAGAATGGAGAATGTTGAACAGCCAACAAAGGAAAGAATGATGCAACTAAAAGAGTACTTCAGTGAAACTGGTATTAAAACCAAAATTGGAGGATAG
- a CDS encoding ATP-grasp domain-containing protein, producing MTISKKNKIVVAVTALNAIDSPGPGIAVIRAIRECKDFEVRIIGLAYESLEPGIYMHDIVDKTYQIPYPSAGTDALYARIMHIHDIEHIDVLIPNFDAELFNFIKLSSELKKSGINTFMPEQAEFEARDKINLSAFGKKHGLLMPEDKVISRISEIADAEEKFGFPLVVKGKFYDAIICNTIEQAEKAFYKLQAKWGLPVIIQEFISGTEVNIAALGDGKGNTISAIPMRKLYITDKGKAWAGITIDDQLLIDQAVKFIKATNWRGGCELEIMLTNDRKPYIMEVNPRFPAWIYLSAAAGQNQPASLVKMALGQTVTPFIGFEVGKVFIRYSWDMVIDISEFHKLSGSGEL from the coding sequence ATGACTATCAGTAAAAAAAATAAAATCGTTGTAGCTGTCACTGCGCTCAATGCAATAGATAGTCCCGGACCCGGTATCGCAGTTATCCGTGCTATAAGGGAATGCAAAGATTTTGAAGTACGGATTATAGGTCTGGCTTATGAATCTCTGGAACCCGGAATCTATATGCACGATATAGTGGATAAGACATACCAGATCCCCTATCCTTCGGCGGGTACAGATGCTTTATATGCCAGGATCATGCATATCCATGATATTGAGCATATTGATGTGTTGATTCCGAATTTTGACGCGGAATTATTTAACTTCATTAAATTAAGTTCAGAACTTAAGAAGTCGGGGATAAACACATTCATGCCTGAACAGGCTGAGTTTGAAGCCCGTGATAAAATAAATTTATCTGCCTTCGGGAAAAAGCATGGTCTCCTGATGCCTGAAGACAAGGTGATATCGAGGATTTCGGAAATTGCTGATGCTGAAGAAAAATTTGGCTTTCCGCTTGTGGTGAAAGGGAAGTTTTATGATGCAATAATCTGCAATACCATAGAACAGGCAGAAAAGGCTTTTTATAAGCTTCAGGCTAAATGGGGATTACCGGTTATTATTCAGGAATTCATATCCGGTACTGAAGTAAATATTGCAGCTCTTGGTGATGGGAAAGGAAATACTATTAGCGCAATTCCAATGCGCAAGCTTTATATTACAGACAAAGGGAAAGCCTGGGCAGGTATAACAATTGATGACCAGTTGCTTATCGACCAGGCCGTTAAGTTTATTAAGGCTACAAACTGGAGAGGTGGTTGTGAGCTTGAGATTATGCTGACAAATGATCGTAAACCATATATAATGGAAGTAAATCCTCGCTTCCCGGCCTGGATTTACCTTTCAGCAGCTGCAGGTCAGAACCAGCCAGCCTCACTTGTAAAAATGGCACTTGGGCAGACCGTTACTCCTTTTATTGGCTTTGAGGTTGGCAAGGTATTTATTCGTTACTCATGGGATATGGTGATAGATATCTCCGAATTCCATAAGCTTTCAGGTTCAGGAGAATTATAA